Proteins encoded in a region of the Macadamia integrifolia cultivar HAES 741 unplaced genomic scaffold, SCU_Mint_v3 scaffold711, whole genome shotgun sequence genome:
- the LOC122069777 gene encoding heat stress transcription factor A-4b-like, which yields MMDGSQGSSNAPPPFLTKTYEMVDDTSTNNIVSWSPSNHSFVVWNLPEFARVLLPRYFKHNNFSSFVRQLNTYGFRKIDPDQWEFANEDFVRGQRHLLKNIHRRKPIHSHSLHNQGLGNSSGALTESERQELEEEIEKLKQEKNILILELQRHTQEQQGVELKIQSLEERLHQMEHRQRQMVAFLAQILQKPGFVSNLMQQSENHSKKRRLPKLDYLCDEAAVEENQMVAFQRDRSDALSSPIINIEPFEKLESSLNSWESFLCGVGEASGEEMSSVGIPLQPSAVVLTEMHSSSGDPDTTISMQPQSPKLHHSSPHARDTQPSPELAESTSYGESLVIYPVQLNADSRPTGIDMNSKPAGAPEVQPQRERVVGTATSTLPTGVNDVFWEQFLTETPGSSETQEVQSERKDADIIKGENRLHDHGKFWWNIKNVDNLTEQMGQLTPAERS from the exons ATGATGGATGGATCTCAGGGCAGTTCAAATGCGCCCCCTCCTTTTCTTACAAAGACGTATGAGATGGTGGATGATACTTCCACTAACAATATCGTCTCATGGAGTCCAAGTAATCACAGCTTCGTTGTGTGGAATCTACCAGAATTTGCGAGGGTTTTGTTGCCAAGGTACTTTAAGCACAACAACTTCTCCAGTTTTGTCAGGCAGCTTAACACATAT GGTTTCAGAAAAATTGATCCTGATCAATGGGAATTTGCGAACGAGGATTTTGTGAGAGGCCAGAGACACCTTCTGAAGAACATTCATAGACGCAAACCAATTCACAGCCACTCCCTACATAATCAAGGACTAGGAAATTCTTCTGGTGCATTAACTGAATCAGAAAGGCAGGAGCTGGAGGAGGAAATTGAAAAGTTAAAGCAGGAAAAAAACATTCTTATTTTGGAGCTACAGAGGCATACACAAGAGCAGCAAGGGGTAGAATTGAAAATACAGTCTTTGGAGGAAAGATTGCATCAAATGGAACATCGCCAGCGTCAAATGGTGGCCTTCTTGGCTCAGATCTTGCAGAAGCCTGGTTTTGTTTCCAATCTCATGCAACAGTCAGAAAATCATAGCAAGAAGAGAAGGTTGCCAAAACTTGACTACTTATGTGATGAAGCTGCTGTGGAGGAAAATCAGATGGTGGCTTTCCAGCGAGATAGATCAGATGCTTTATCTTCGCCGATAATAAACATTGAACCATTTGAGAAGTTGGAGTCGTCATTAAATTCTTGGGAGAGTTTCCTATGTGGTGTTGGTGAAGCTTCTGGTGAGGAAATGAGCTCTGTTGGAATACCATTGCAGCCTTCTGCAGTTGTTCTTACTGAAATGCATTCGTCATCTGGAGATCCAGATACAACCATAAGTATGCAGCCACAGTCACCTAAGCTGCATCACTCTTCACCTCATGCCAGAGATACCCAGCCCTCTCCAGAGCTGGCTGAATCTACAAGTTATGGGGAGAGCCTCGTTATTTATCCTGTTCAGCTTAATGCAGATAGTAGGCCTACTGGGATTGACATGAATTCTAAGCCTGCTGGTGCTCCTGAGGTTCAGCCCCAGAGAGAACGGGTAGTAGGGACTGCGACTTCCACCTTGCCAACAGGAGTAAATGATGTATTCTGGGAACAGTTCTTAACTGAGACTCCTGGTTCATCCGAGACACAGGAGGTTCAGTCAGAAAGAAAGGATGCTGATATCATAAAGGGTGAAAACAGGCTACATGATCATGGAAAATTTTGGTGGAACATTAAGAATGTAGATAACCTTACAGAACAAATGGGCCAACTTACTCCAGCTGAAAGAAGCTGA